In Acidaminococcus fermentans DSM 20731, one genomic interval encodes:
- a CDS encoding YgeY family selenium metabolism-linked hydrolase, with product MINKETQEQAIALCQKLVQQKSYSGHEDGPAKVLEEVCRANGFDSIHVDKYGNFIACIKGKRPGKKLLFDGHMDTVPVTNEKEWIHPPFGAEIHEGKIYGRGTTDMKGAIAGYTAAAIAFAKDTNRGFAGEIYVDGVVHEECFEGVASRSISDYVKPDIVVIGEASRCNLKVGQRGRAEIVVETFGKPCHSANPEKGINAVYKMAGVIQAIRTLVPPEHPVLGKGILELVDIKSEPYPGASVVPEYCKASYDRRLLVGETKESVLKPIQELLEKLMAEDPELKVKVSYAVGKEKCYTGAEIEGERFFPGWLYAKDADFVQAVKQELEERGYAPEVTQYNFCTNGSHYAGEAGIKTFGLGPSQENLAHTVNEYVEVDQLIKVTDCYYGVMKALMK from the coding sequence ATGATCAATAAAGAAACCCAGGAACAGGCCATCGCTTTATGTCAGAAACTGGTACAGCAGAAGAGTTATTCCGGCCATGAAGACGGGCCTGCCAAAGTGCTGGAGGAAGTCTGCAGAGCCAATGGATTTGATTCCATCCATGTGGACAAATACGGGAATTTCATTGCCTGCATCAAGGGCAAACGTCCGGGCAAAAAGCTGCTGTTCGATGGTCATATGGATACGGTGCCGGTGACCAATGAAAAAGAGTGGATCCATCCTCCTTTTGGAGCGGAAATCCATGAGGGAAAGATCTATGGCCGGGGAACCACGGACATGAAGGGAGCCATTGCCGGGTATACGGCAGCCGCCATTGCCTTTGCCAAAGACACCAACCGGGGTTTTGCCGGAGAAATCTATGTGGACGGGGTGGTCCACGAAGAATGTTTTGAAGGAGTGGCTTCCCGTTCCATCAGTGACTATGTGAAGCCGGATATCGTGGTCATCGGGGAAGCCTCCCGGTGCAATCTGAAAGTGGGACAGCGGGGCCGTGCGGAAATTGTGGTGGAAACTTTTGGGAAACCCTGCCACAGTGCCAATCCGGAAAAAGGCATCAACGCCGTTTATAAAATGGCCGGGGTAATCCAGGCCATCCGTACCCTGGTGCCGCCGGAACATCCTGTCCTGGGCAAAGGAATCCTGGAGCTGGTGGATATCAAATCTGAACCGTATCCCGGTGCTTCCGTGGTTCCGGAATACTGCAAGGCCTCCTATGACCGCCGGCTGCTGGTGGGGGAAACCAAGGAAAGTGTGCTGAAACCCATCCAGGAACTGCTGGAAAAACTGATGGCGGAAGATCCTGAACTGAAAGTGAAGGTTTCCTATGCGGTGGGGAAAGAAAAATGCTACACCGGTGCGGAAATCGAAGGAGAACGGTTCTTCCCGGGCTGGCTGTATGCCAAGGATGCTGATTTTGTCCAGGCCGTGAAACAGGAACTGGAAGAACGGGGGTATGCTCCGGAAGTGACCCAGTACAATTTCTGCACCAACGGCAGCCATTATGCTGGAGAGGCAGGCATCAAGACCTTTGGCCTGGGACCGTCCCAGGAAAATCTGGCCCATACAGTCAACGAATACGTGGAAGTGGATCAGCTGATCAAAGTGACGGACTGCTATTACGGAGTGATGAAAGCTCTGATGAAATAA
- the dpaL gene encoding diaminopropionate ammonia-lyase encodes MEQKFAMVALDHGTQKTDLTFLSKPVEEKVKAYHQSFPVYQETPLACLQETARELGVGNIYVKDESYRFGLNAFKVLGGSYAMGHYLADRLGKPMEEVDYRFLTAEASRKALGDITFVTATDGNHGRGVAWTARQLRQKSVVYMPEGSARERLENIRAEGAEASITDLNYDDAVRLANRQAEEKGWVMVQDTAWEGYESIPRWIMQGYGTMGLEAYEQLPEKPTHIFLQAGVGSMAGAITGLFSSLYGSEKPIIAIVEPNAADCLFRTARAHDGKLHPVTGSMRTIMAGLACGEPCSIGWQVLKDYADFFLSCPDYAAAQGMRILGNPAGGDPRVISGESGAAAFGAVSEILRNPELHSLKEQLQLDQDSRILFFSTEGATDQENYRHIVWDGTYPRK; translated from the coding sequence ATGGAACAGAAATTTGCCATGGTCGCTTTGGACCATGGAACACAGAAAACAGATCTGACCTTTCTCAGCAAGCCGGTGGAAGAAAAGGTCAAAGCTTACCATCAGAGTTTTCCTGTCTATCAGGAAACGCCTCTGGCCTGTCTTCAGGAAACCGCCAGGGAACTGGGGGTAGGAAATATTTATGTAAAAGATGAATCCTACCGGTTCGGGCTGAATGCGTTCAAGGTTCTGGGCGGAAGCTATGCCATGGGCCATTATCTGGCAGACCGGCTGGGAAAACCCATGGAGGAAGTGGATTACAGGTTCCTGACTGCGGAAGCTTCCCGCAAAGCACTGGGAGACATTACCTTTGTGACGGCTACGGACGGAAACCATGGCCGGGGGGTAGCCTGGACGGCACGGCAGCTCCGGCAGAAGTCGGTGGTCTATATGCCGGAAGGGAGCGCCCGGGAACGCTTGGAGAATATCCGGGCTGAAGGGGCAGAGGCTTCCATTACAGATCTGAATTACGATGATGCAGTCCGCCTGGCCAACCGGCAGGCCGAGGAAAAGGGCTGGGTCATGGTCCAGGATACGGCATGGGAAGGGTATGAATCCATCCCCCGCTGGATTATGCAGGGGTACGGGACCATGGGACTGGAAGCCTATGAGCAGCTGCCGGAAAAGCCCACCCATATCTTTCTCCAGGCAGGGGTCGGATCCATGGCAGGCGCTATTACCGGACTGTTTTCCTCTCTGTATGGATCGGAAAAACCCATCATTGCCATTGTGGAACCCAATGCGGCCGATTGTCTTTTCCGGACCGCCCGGGCTCATGACGGAAAACTCCATCCGGTCACCGGATCCATGCGGACAATCATGGCCGGACTGGCCTGCGGGGAACCCTGCAGCATCGGCTGGCAGGTCCTGAAGGATTATGCAGATTTCTTTCTCTCCTGCCCGGATTATGCTGCCGCCCAGGGAATGCGGATCCTGGGCAATCCGGCAGGCGGGGATCCCCGGGTGATTTCCGGGGAAAGCGGAGCCGCTGCCTTTGGGGCGGTCAGTGAAATCCTGCGGAATCCGGAACTCCATTCTCTGAAGGAACAGCTTCAGCTGGATCAGGATTCCCGCATCCTGTTCTTCAGCACGGAAGGAGCAACGGATCAGGAAAATTATCGGCACATCGTTTGGGATGGAACGTATCCCAGAAAATAA
- a CDS encoding sigma 54-interacting transcriptional regulator — protein MEKAGDEIRSRLRNIQRTVASYAGIISKIAGVDVEVVDDNLYRVAGTGMFAAGVDASMAQEGHVYRKVLETGKRRVIYQPGEELVCQGCPNFLNCPEEIELAMPILAEGHPIGVIGLVGSSREQKLHILENETLFLELIEQIADFISVKAMERERALQREALLSTLNATLEHIQQGILILGKDFRVTDCNRAAMEQLETPNLAGERIFLEATGDNLAKYTEYSLTALGRQYRLMGTYLPVPQPTRDYQSVLIFYRSREIKERYFETAALPAVDKTSILGSSPATLKLKEEISKVARSTSTVLITGESGTGKEMVATSIWRESDRRDKRFIALNCAAIPESIMESELFGYVKGAFTGADPNGRMGKFELTNEGVIFLDEIGDMPLYLQSKLLRVLQERKIVRIGSNQLMDIDVRVIAATNKDLKKMVREKRFREDLYYRLDVIPLRVAPLRERLEDIEDLTLFYSQRFARKFGKKAPRLTEEVMDALKGYRWPGNVRELENAVEYMVNLMGEDGTLDVSMLPEDIRTGSREAAAPTENGPGKQTGAGQILSLRELEKNAIRQALLQCGNHTAGKAMAARKLGIGMATLYRKIQQYGL, from the coding sequence ATGGAAAAAGCAGGGGACGAAATCCGGTCCAGGCTCCGGAACATCCAGCGGACGGTGGCTTCTTACGCGGGGATCATTTCGAAAATCGCCGGGGTGGATGTGGAAGTGGTGGACGACAACCTGTACCGGGTCGCCGGGACCGGCATGTTCGCGGCAGGGGTGGATGCCAGTATGGCCCAGGAAGGCCATGTGTACCGGAAGGTACTGGAAACCGGGAAACGCAGGGTCATTTACCAGCCCGGGGAAGAACTGGTCTGCCAGGGCTGTCCCAATTTTCTCAACTGTCCGGAAGAAATCGAACTGGCCATGCCGATCCTGGCGGAAGGCCATCCCATCGGGGTCATCGGCCTGGTGGGAAGCAGCCGGGAACAGAAACTGCATATCCTGGAAAATGAAACGCTGTTCCTGGAACTGATCGAACAGATTGCCGACTTCATTTCCGTCAAAGCCATGGAGCGGGAACGGGCTCTTCAGCGGGAAGCACTGCTGAGCACCCTGAATGCCACCCTGGAGCATATCCAGCAGGGAATCCTGATCCTGGGGAAGGATTTTCGGGTGACGGATTGCAACCGGGCTGCCATGGAACAACTGGAAACGCCCAACCTGGCCGGCGAGCGGATTTTTCTGGAAGCCACCGGGGATAATCTGGCCAAATATACGGAATACAGCCTGACGGCCCTGGGACGGCAGTACCGGCTCATGGGGACCTATCTGCCGGTGCCGCAGCCAACCCGGGATTACCAGAGCGTCCTGATTTTTTACCGCAGCAGGGAAATCAAAGAGCGGTATTTTGAAACAGCAGCACTGCCGGCGGTGGACAAAACCAGCATTCTGGGCTCCAGTCCGGCTACCCTGAAACTGAAGGAAGAAATCAGCAAGGTGGCCCGCAGTACCTCTACGGTGCTGATCACCGGCGAAAGCGGTACCGGGAAGGAAATGGTGGCCACGTCCATCTGGCGGGAAAGCGACCGGCGGGACAAGCGGTTCATTGCCCTGAACTGTGCGGCCATCCCGGAATCCATTATGGAAAGTGAATTGTTCGGCTATGTGAAGGGGGCCTTTACCGGAGCGGATCCCAATGGACGGATGGGAAAATTCGAACTGACCAATGAAGGGGTCATCTTCCTGGATGAAATCGGGGACATGCCCCTGTATCTCCAGTCCAAACTGCTGCGGGTGCTCCAGGAACGGAAGATTGTACGGATCGGATCCAATCAGCTGATGGATATCGATGTGCGGGTCATTGCGGCCACCAACAAGGATCTGAAGAAAATGGTCCGGGAGAAGCGGTTCCGGGAAGACCTGTACTATCGTCTGGATGTGATCCCTTTGCGGGTGGCTCCTCTGCGGGAACGGTTGGAAGATATCGAAGATCTGACCCTTTTCTACAGTCAGCGGTTTGCCCGGAAATTCGGGAAAAAGGCACCTCGTCTCACGGAAGAGGTCATGGATGCCCTGAAGGGGTACCGGTGGCCGGGGAATGTCCGGGAACTGGAAAATGCGGTGGAATACATGGTGAATCTCATGGGCGAGGATGGGACGCTGGATGTCTCCATGCTGCCGGAAGATATCCGTACCGGGAGCCGGGAAGCAGCGGCGCCGACAGAAAATGGTCCTGGAAAACAAACCGGGGCGGGACAGATCCTTTCTCTGCGGGAATTGGAAAAGAATGCCATCCGGCAGGCCCTTCTCCAATGCGGGAACCATACGGCCGGGAAAGCCATGGCGGCCAGGAAACTGGGTATCGGGATGGCAACCCTGTACCGGAAGATCCAGCAGTACGGACTGTAA
- a CDS encoding dicarboxylate/amino acid:cation symporter produces MWKKYQSIPLIYKMVTGMVLGILAGWSMGPDAVWFQPLGKFFLTCLKCIAMPLVIVNLIAGISNLDSPESFGRIGGRIIFYYIATSAVAMVVGMVISLIIQPGVNLPLEGTYKGVVGELPTISSTLLALIPGNVFKAMMEGRFDQIVFVSAVTGIALLLLPEAPRKRLATFFQDMSDLMGKVVSIVMILAPYGIFALIAVSVGKYGSKIFGTLAKYIGSVYLGIFAMCCLYATLVFLFTRITPREFFRKASRIMVTAFSTCSSTSSIPINMACAESLGAPKKVYSFTIPLGAQINKDGTCVCLTTVFIMTAQAIGAPLDLGLMLKVLILGLILTTGSGAVPSGMLVILAILLESLGFPLEIVGLVAGVHAFNDMGMTMINCLGDLAGTVIVGNAEKKRISA; encoded by the coding sequence ATGTGGAAAAAATACCAAAGTATACCGTTGATCTACAAAATGGTAACAGGCATGGTGCTGGGCATCCTGGCCGGCTGGTCCATGGGACCTGATGCCGTCTGGTTCCAGCCGCTGGGGAAATTTTTCCTCACCTGTCTCAAATGCATCGCCATGCCGCTGGTCATCGTAAACCTGATCGCCGGCATTTCCAATCTGGACAGTCCGGAATCTTTCGGTCGTATCGGCGGACGGATCATCTTCTATTACATTGCCACCAGTGCCGTGGCCATGGTGGTGGGTATGGTCATTTCCCTGATCATCCAGCCCGGCGTCAACCTGCCTCTGGAAGGGACCTACAAAGGGGTCGTGGGTGAACTGCCCACCATCAGTTCCACTCTGCTGGCCCTGATTCCCGGCAACGTGTTCAAAGCCATGATGGAAGGCCGGTTCGACCAGATTGTCTTCGTCAGTGCCGTCACCGGCATCGCTCTCCTTCTGCTGCCGGAAGCTCCCCGGAAACGGCTGGCCACTTTCTTCCAGGATATGTCCGACCTGATGGGAAAGGTGGTATCCATTGTGATGATCCTGGCCCCCTATGGGATTTTTGCCCTCATTGCCGTTTCCGTCGGCAAATACGGCAGCAAGATCTTCGGCACCCTGGCCAAATACATCGGCAGTGTGTACCTGGGGATCTTTGCCATGTGTTGTCTGTATGCCACCCTGGTATTCCTGTTCACCCGGATTACACCCCGGGAATTCTTCCGGAAAGCCAGCCGGATCATGGTCACCGCTTTCAGCACCTGTTCCAGCACCAGTTCCATCCCCATCAACATGGCCTGTGCGGAAAGCCTGGGCGCCCCTAAAAAAGTGTACTCCTTCACCATTCCTCTGGGTGCACAGATCAATAAGGACGGAACCTGCGTCTGCCTGACCACGGTATTTATTATGACGGCCCAGGCCATTGGTGCTCCGCTGGATCTGGGACTGATGCTGAAAGTGCTGATCCTGGGCCTGATCCTCACCACCGGCAGCGGCGCCGTGCCCAGCGGTATGCTGGTCATCCTGGCCATCCTGTTGGAAAGCCTGGGATTCCCGTTGGAAATCGTGGGTCTTGTAGCCGGTGTCCACGCTTTCAACGATATGGGCATGACCATGATCAACTGCCTGGGAGACCTGGCCGGAACGGTGATCGTAGGGAATGCGGAAAAGAAACGGATAAGTGCCTGA
- a CDS encoding alpha/beta fold hydrolase, producing MPFITTNDNVSIYYEIHGEGKPLFMLPGWTCSTKFWKYNVDELARHFQVVLMDMRGHGESEKVLHSHRISRYAMDVKNLLDALDLKDVTVLGWSMGASILWSYIELFGNYRIDSLICVDQSPAQYVKSDWPWGQKACFDVETFMKTCFAAKSDPRGAAEGLVSACLKHAPSAEDRNMLVDEICKCPPYVRIEIMRDHTNLDWRDFLPHINIPTLVCCARESKVFDVHGSAWVGEHIPGAQTVIFEDCSHMLFWEKPEQFNQCVTKFIENIKNGKLQVEFEQL from the coding sequence ATGCCATTTATTACAACCAACGACAATGTTTCCATTTACTACGAAATCCATGGGGAAGGAAAACCCTTATTCATGCTGCCCGGATGGACCTGTTCCACCAAATTCTGGAAATACAATGTGGACGAACTTGCCCGTCATTTCCAGGTTGTCCTGATGGATATGCGGGGCCATGGGGAATCAGAAAAAGTACTCCACAGCCACCGCATTTCCCGATATGCCATGGATGTAAAGAATCTGCTGGATGCCCTGGACCTGAAAGATGTGACAGTACTGGGTTGGTCCATGGGCGCCTCCATCCTCTGGAGTTATATCGAATTATTTGGAAACTACCGGATCGACAGCCTCATCTGCGTAGATCAGTCCCCAGCCCAATATGTGAAATCCGATTGGCCCTGGGGACAGAAAGCCTGTTTTGATGTGGAAACCTTCATGAAAACCTGTTTTGCGGCCAAAAGCGATCCACGGGGCGCCGCCGAAGGACTTGTCAGTGCCTGTCTGAAACACGCACCATCAGCAGAAGACCGCAATATGCTGGTGGATGAAATCTGCAAATGCCCTCCCTATGTGCGGATTGAAATCATGCGGGACCACACCAACCTGGACTGGCGGGATTTCCTGCCGCATATCAACATCCCCACCCTGGTCTGCTGCGCCCGGGAAAGCAAGGTCTTCGATGTACACGGAAGTGCCTGGGTCGGGGAACACATCCCCGGTGCCCAAACCGTAATCTTTGAGGACTGCAGCCATATGCTGTTCTGGGAAAAACCGGAACAGTTCAATCAGTGTGTTACAAAATTCATTGAGAATATAAAAAATGGTAAATTGCAAGTTGAATTTGAACAACTATAA
- a CDS encoding IS30 family transposase, translating to MAKCSQEKRFSQIFKTITGPEFENLSQFESLGTKMYFTHSYSSWERAQNERHNGLLRDFNPKGMSMERFSNEDILNMADTLNQRPRRVLGYHTPSELFDAFLDEVYAIECVS from the coding sequence ATGGCAAAGTGCAGTCAGGAAAAGCGCTTCAGCCAGATTTTTAAGACGATAACCGGTCCTGAGTTTGAGAACTTGTCACAGTTCGAGAGTCTCGGCACCAAGATGTACTTTACACATTCGTACAGCTCATGGGAGCGGGCTCAAAACGAACGCCACAATGGCTTGCTGAGGGATTTTAACCCAAAGGGCATGTCCATGGAGCGGTTCTCTAATGAAGATATCCTGAACATGGCAGATACGCTGAACCAGCGCCCACGTCGTGTTTTAGGCTACCATACGCCGTCAGAGCTATTTGATGCATTCCTCGATGAAGTTTATGCTATTGAGTGTGTTTCTTGA
- a CDS encoding helix-turn-helix domain-containing protein, whose product MVLREIINKGAITMNHIHSNTSEDVHTPGRHLSLEKRGMIQALHRQGLSLRSIAAAIGCAHTTVFYELRCGRRIEKASTAVPLSVWQSAVRKSASARFLRR is encoded by the coding sequence ATGGTTTTGCGAGAAATCATCAATAAAGGGGCAATCACTATGAATCACATCCATTCTAACACAAGTGAGGACGTACATACACCCGGCCGCCATCTTTCTTTGGAGAAACGTGGCATGATTCAGGCTCTGCATCGCCAGGGGCTCTCCCTTCGCAGTATCGCTGCCGCGATAGGATGTGCTCACACGACTGTTTTCTATGAACTTCGGTGTGGACGCCGGATCGAAAAAGCAAGCACGGCCGTGCCCCTCAGTGTATGGCAAAGTGCAGTCAGGAAAAGCGCTTCAGCCAGATTTTTAAGACGATAA
- a CDS encoding ABC transporter ATP-binding protein, whose protein sequence is MTDQIVLRHVTKRFTTKKLGTITAVNDFNLTVREGECFSFLGPSGCGKSTTLRMIAGFEDLSEGEIELCGRPVSVKDKNIYVPPEERGLGMVFQAFAVWPHMNIFENVAFPLQIRKLPKAEIVQRVKEALHHTSLDGMEEVYPSDLSGGQQQRIALARAIVTNPKVMLLDEPLSNLDPKLRESMRFEIKNLQQKFGFTIIFVTHDQSEAMAISDRMMVCDMGNIVQIDTPENLYNRPCNRFVHSFLGQSTFLHVYLKDDKVYVRGDSEQTLDLPIPENVDREMVIATRPNEIDLNRTKGFRGKIESRIFLTDSTQYLVRMGDQLLKVQTPHRITFAEGEECRVNLVKVMWYPEEDPGKEEERARRQLV, encoded by the coding sequence GTGACTGACCAGATTGTGCTGCGGCACGTGACCAAACGTTTTACCACCAAAAAACTGGGCACAATAACCGCTGTCAATGATTTCAATCTGACGGTCCGGGAAGGGGAGTGCTTTTCCTTCCTGGGGCCTTCAGGCTGCGGTAAAAGCACCACGCTGCGGATGATTGCCGGATTTGAAGACCTGTCGGAAGGTGAAATCGAACTGTGCGGCCGTCCTGTTTCGGTAAAAGATAAAAATATCTATGTGCCTCCCGAGGAACGGGGCTTGGGAATGGTGTTCCAGGCCTTCGCTGTCTGGCCACATATGAATATCTTTGAAAATGTGGCTTTTCCCCTGCAGATCCGAAAACTGCCCAAGGCGGAGATCGTGCAGCGGGTGAAAGAGGCCCTGCATCACACTAGTCTGGATGGGATGGAAGAAGTCTATCCCAGTGATCTTTCCGGAGGACAGCAGCAGCGGATTGCCCTGGCCCGGGCCATCGTTACCAATCCCAAGGTCATGCTGCTGGATGAACCTTTGTCCAACCTGGATCCCAAACTCCGGGAAAGCATGCGTTTTGAAATCAAGAACCTCCAGCAGAAATTCGGGTTCACCATTATTTTCGTGACCCATGACCAGAGCGAAGCCATGGCCATTTCCGACCGGATGATGGTCTGCGACATGGGGAATATCGTCCAGATCGATACTCCGGAGAATCTGTATAATCGGCCGTGCAACCGGTTTGTCCATAGTTTCCTGGGACAATCCACATTTTTACACGTTTATTTAAAGGACGATAAAGTATATGTACGGGGGGATTCGGAACAGACCCTGGATTTGCCCATCCCGGAGAATGTGGACCGGGAGATGGTCATTGCTACCCGACCCAATGAAATAGACCTGAATCGGACAAAAGGCTTCAGGGGAAAGATCGAAAGCCGGATTTTCCTCACTGATTCCACCCAGTATCTGGTCCGTATGGGAGATCAGCTCCTAAAAGTTCAGACTCCTCATCGGATCACCTTCGCCGAAGGAGAAGAATGCCGGGTCAATCTGGTGAAAGTCATGTGGTATCCGGAAGAAGACCCTGGCAAAGAAGAAGAAAGGGCCAGAAGACAGCTGGTATAA
- a CDS encoding ABC transporter permease encodes MNLRRTRQGTSDLAALDGKTFSLDKAMTLVSFVLLFVIVFIPIFMIVYNAFFYEGRLDIEMFKTVVFSQDNISAMTHTVIIGLSVTVVGTIIGLFYAWLLGRSDIPCKNLMRALFMIPYMFPPFFGAMAWDMLLSGRGGYVNTWLMNTFHLTTPPFNINSLGGIIFVEVSYYFPFVFMQVVSALERMDPTLEESARIAGASQGTVIRKITIPLVTPAISAGALLILISSLAHFGVPAILGFSKQIYTLPTVIYAYIDRAGGSFEGIRQGAALSILLVFVVTMALILQKVVLSSGSYDIIKGKSMRPTLIKLRGAKYPLLLLAVLTLVLIVLVPLIMIFLEGLVKAYGLPLIPANFTLDNFHNIITSKQTMDAIQNSLFLSISAGILCMFLGVMIAYVVIKIKPKGKEILEMLSVLPYSIPGTVLAIGVILSWSGQLGISLYNTIWIILVAYMARYLSFSMKSASASLQQVHPSLEEAARACGASHTESLKDITLPLIRPAMVAGFFLIFLPSMRELTTSILLYGPYTRTLGVQIFALRDSGQIPQASALAAVAICIIIICNFIVTQITKDKKGV; translated from the coding sequence ATGAATCTGCGTAGAACTCGTCAGGGCACGTCTGATCTGGCGGCCCTGGATGGAAAAACTTTCAGCTTGGACAAGGCCATGACTCTGGTCAGCTTTGTGCTGCTGTTTGTCATCGTCTTTATCCCTATTTTCATGATTGTCTACAATGCCTTCTTTTACGAAGGCCGTCTGGATATCGAGATGTTCAAGACTGTTGTTTTCAGCCAGGACAATATCAGTGCCATGACCCATACGGTCATCATCGGTCTCAGTGTGACAGTGGTGGGAACGATCATCGGACTCTTCTATGCCTGGCTGCTGGGACGCAGCGATATCCCCTGCAAGAACCTGATGCGGGCCCTGTTTATGATTCCCTATATGTTCCCACCTTTTTTTGGGGCCATGGCCTGGGATATGCTCCTTTCAGGACGAGGCGGCTATGTGAACACCTGGCTGATGAATACCTTCCATCTGACAACGCCGCCATTTAACATCAATTCGCTGGGTGGCATCATTTTCGTTGAGGTATCGTATTATTTCCCCTTTGTGTTCATGCAGGTGGTCAGTGCTCTGGAACGGATGGACCCTACTCTGGAAGAAAGTGCTCGGATCGCCGGAGCCAGCCAAGGAACGGTCATCCGGAAGATTACCATCCCTCTGGTGACTCCGGCTATTTCCGCAGGTGCCCTGCTGATCCTGATTTCTTCTCTCGCCCATTTTGGGGTGCCAGCTATTCTGGGATTTTCCAAACAGATTTACACCCTGCCTACAGTAATCTATGCTTATATTGATCGGGCAGGAGGCAGTTTTGAGGGGATTCGGCAGGGGGCGGCCCTTTCCATCCTTCTGGTCTTTGTGGTCACTATGGCTCTGATCCTGCAGAAAGTGGTCCTTTCCAGCGGGTCTTACGATATCATCAAGGGTAAGAGCATGCGGCCCACTCTGATCAAGCTCCGGGGAGCAAAATATCCTCTTCTGCTGTTGGCTGTGCTGACATTGGTACTCATCGTGCTGGTTCCTCTTATCATGATTTTCCTGGAAGGCTTGGTAAAAGCTTATGGACTGCCGCTGATTCCAGCGAATTTCACCCTGGATAATTTCCACAATATCATTACCAGCAAGCAGACCATGGATGCCATCCAGAACTCCCTGTTCCTGTCCATCAGTGCCGGGATTCTCTGTATGTTCCTGGGTGTGATGATTGCTTATGTGGTCATCAAGATCAAACCCAAAGGAAAGGAAATCCTGGAAATGCTGTCCGTACTGCCCTATTCCATCCCCGGGACCGTGCTGGCCATTGGGGTCATCCTCTCCTGGTCCGGGCAGTTGGGCATCAGCCTGTATAACACCATTTGGATCATTTTGGTGGCATATATGGCCCGGTATCTGAGTTTTTCTATGAAGAGTGCCTCTGCTTCCCTGCAGCAGGTCCATCCATCTCTGGAAGAAGCGGCCCGTGCCTGCGGGGCCTCTCATACGGAATCTTTGAAAGACATTACCCTGCCGTTGATCCGTCCGGCTATGGTGGCCGGGTTCTTCCTGATTTTCCTGCCTTCCATGCGGGAACTGACCACTTCCATCTTACTGTATGGGCCCTATACCCGGACCCTGGGGGTACAGATCTTCGCCCTGCGGGATAGCGGGCAGATTCCTCAGGCATCGGCATTGGCTGCTGTAGCCATCTGCATCATCATTATCTGCAATTTCATCGTTACGCAGATTACCAAAGATAAGAAGGGGGTGTAA